A portion of the Oncorhynchus clarkii lewisi isolate Uvic-CL-2024 chromosome 27, UVic_Ocla_1.0, whole genome shotgun sequence genome contains these proteins:
- the LOC139385399 gene encoding uncharacterized protein: MGGLGGETSVGGSSGAGRSPCPDPGSGHRAGLNAVPGLGIGAKEGSGHGAGLDAVPRLGISAEENFGHGAGLNSAPGLGTGAENGSCHGVELDAVLGLGIGAGESSGHGAGLDAVPGLGIGAGESSGHGAGLDTVPGLDTGEEEGSSPGAGLDALSGSS, encoded by the coding sequence ATGGGAGGGTTAGGGGGGGAGACTAGTGTCGGTGGCAGCTCCGGTGCGGGTCGTAGCCCCTGCCCAGACCCCGGATCCGGCCATCGCGCCGGGCtgaacgccgtgcctggactgggcattgGTGCAAAGgagggctccggccatggagctgggttggatgCCGTACCTAGACTGGGCATCAGCGCAGAGGAAAACTtcggccatggagctgggttgaACTCTGCgcccggactgggcaccggcgcagagaacggctcctgccatggagtggAACTAGACGCAGTGcttggactgggcatcggcgcaggggAAAGCTCCGGCCATGgggctggactggacgccgtacCTGGGCTGGGCATCGGTGCAGGGGAaagctccggccatggagctggactggacaccgtgcctggactggacacCGGTGAAGAGGAAGGCTCCAGccctggagctggactggacgccttGTCTGGAAGCTCCTGA